A stretch of Heterodontus francisci isolate sHetFra1 chromosome 1, sHetFra1.hap1, whole genome shotgun sequence DNA encodes these proteins:
- the LOC137369460 gene encoding proline-rich protein 36-like produces MARSPRPDLPYPITPARSPLPDNPGPITTAQSPHPDHPGPISPARSPRPDLPGLITPARSPQPEHHGPITPSRSPRSDLPGSISPARSSQPEHHGPITRPDLHGPISPAQSPRPDHPSPISPARLPRPELTGPITPARSPRPDLPDPISPARSPRSDIPVPITPARSPRPNCPGPITPVQSPRSDLTGPITTARSPRLHLPGPIIPARAPRTDHPARSPRPDLPGSISPARSSQPHLPGPITQARTHQPDNPGSITPALSPRPDLPGPISPVRYTRPDHPDPISPAQSPRPDHPGLIFPPRSPLPDHPAPISPARSPRPDLPGLITPARSPQPEHPGPITPSRSPRSDLPGSISSARSSQPEHHGPITRPDLHGPISPAQSPRPDHPSPISPARLPRPELTSPITPARSPRPYLPDPISPARSPRPDLPGLITTERSPRYDHHGPISPARSPRPYHPGPITTARAPRPDHPVLISPAQSPRLKLPGPIIPARAPRPDHPGPISTARSPRLNLPGPIIPARSPRPDYPGPNSPARSPRPDLPGSISPARSPRPYLPGPIFPAQSLWPDLPGTITPARSPRSDHPGPITPARSPRPDLPGSISPARSPRHDHPGSISPVRSPRPDLPISISPARSPQPNLPGPITPARSPRPDHPAPITPARSPRLNLPGPITPARSPRPDHPSPISPLRSPRPNLPGSISPARSPRPDLPGPISPARSSEPDLPGPISMARSPRPDLPYPITPARSPLPDNPGPITTAQSPHPDHPGPISPARSPRPDLPGLITPARSPQPEHHGPITPSRSPRSDLPGSISPARSSQPEHHGPITRPDLHGPISPAQSPRPDHPSPISPARLPRPELTGPITPARSPRPDLPDPISPARSPRSDIPVPITPARSPRPNCPGPITPVQSPRSDLTGPITTARSPRLHLPGTITPARSPRPDHRCSITPARSPRPDLPGPITTARSPRPDLPGSITTARSPRPDLPGPISPARSPHPDHPGPNSPARSPRPDHHSPITQARSPRPDLPGSITQARSAWPDHHGEITPVRSPRTDLPGPISPALSPRPDHHSPSTTARSPRPDLPGPISPTQTPRPDHPSPSTTARSPRPDLHGPISPAQSPRPDHPSPITQARTPRPDLHGPISPAQSPRLDHPGPISPARSSRLDLSGPISPARSPRLDRPGPITPARSPQPDHPGPIFPARSLQPDLPISISPARSPQPNLPGPITPARSPRPDLPTPITPARSPRLNLPGPITPARSPRPDYPGPNSPAR; encoded by the exons aTGGCCCGATCTCCCCGCCCCGATCTCCCCTacccgatcaccccggcccgatctcccctgCCCGATAACCCCGGCCCGATCACCACGGCCCAATCACCACATCCCGATCACccaggcccgatctccccggctcgaTCACCCAGGCCCGATCTGCCTGGCctgatcaccccggcccgatcaccaCAGCCCGAGCACCACGGCCCGATCACCCCGTCCCGATCTCCCCGGTCCGATCTCCCTGGCtccatctccccggcccgatcatccCAGCCCGAGCACCACGGACCGATCACCCGGCCCGATCTccacggcccgatctccccggctcaatctccccggcccgatcatcccagcccgatctccccggcccgattacCCAGGCCCGAACTCACCGGCCCGATAACCCCGGctcgatcaccccggcccgatctccccgacccgatctccccggcccgatctccccggtccGATATACCCGTCCCGATCACCCCGGCCCGTTCACCCCGGCCCAATTgccccggcccgatcaccccggtCCAATCACCCCGGTCCGATCTAACCGGCCCGATAACCACGGCCCGATCACCCCGGCtccatctccccggcccgatcatccCAGCCCGAGCACCACGGACCGATCACCCGGCCCGATCTccacggcccgatctccccggctcaatctccccggcccgatcatccCAGCCCCATCTCCCCGGCCCGATTACCCAGGCCCGAACTCACCAGCCCGATAACCCCGGCTCGATCACCCCGGCCCTATCTCCCCgacccgatctccccggcccgatctccccggtccGATATACCCGTCCCGATCACCCCGACCCGATCTCCCCTGCtcaatctccccggcccgatcaccccggccTGATCTTCCCGCCCCGATCTCCCCTACCCGATCACCCAGCCCCGATCTCCCCGGCTCGATCACCCAGGCCCGATCTGCCTGGCctgatcaccccggcccgatcaccaCAGCCCGAGcaccccggcccgatcaccccgtCCCGATCTCCCAGGTCCGATCTCCCCGGCTCCATCTCCTCGGCCCGATCATCCCAGCCCGAGCACCACGGACCGATCACCCGGCCCGATCTccacggcccgatctccccggctcaatctccccggcccgatcatcccagcccgatctccccggcccgattacCCAGGCCCGAACTCACCAGCCCGATAACCCCGGCTCGATCACCCCGGCCCTATCTCCCCgacccgatctccccggcccgatctccccg GCCCGATCTGCCTGGCCTGATCACCACGGAGAGATCACCCCGGTACGATCACCACGgaccgatctccccggcccgatctccccggccctatcaccccggcccgatcaccaCAGCCCGAGCACCACGGCCCGATCACCCCGTCCTGATCTCCCCGGCCCAATCTCCCCGACTCAAACTCCCCGGCCCGATCATCCCAGCCCGAGCACCacggcccgatcaccccggcccgatctccacggcccgatctccccggctcaatctccccggcccgatcatcccagcccgatctccccggcccgattacCCAGGCCCGAATTCCCCGGCCCGATCTccacggcccgatctccccggctcaaTCTCCCCGGCTCGATCACCCCGGCCCTATCTCcctggcccgatcttcccggctcaATCTCtctggcccgatctccccggcacgATCACCCCGGCTCGATCGCCCAGGTctgatcaccccggcccgatcaccccagcccgatcaccccggcccgatcttcccggctcgATCTCTCCAGCCCGATCTCCCCGGCACGATCACCCTGGTTCGATCTCCCCGGtccgatcaccccggcccgatcttcCCATCTCGATCTCACCGGCCCGATCTCCCCAGCCCAATCTCCCCGgaccgatcaccccggcccgatctccccgacCCGATCACCCCGctccgatcaccccggcccgatctccccggctcaatctccccggcccgatcaccccagcccgatctccccggcccgatcaccccagCCCGATCTCCCCGCTCCGATCACCCCGGCCCAATCTCCCCGGCtcaatctccccggcccgatcaccccggcccgatctccccggcccaatctccccggcccgatcttccgagcccgatctccccggcccgatctcaaTGGCCCGATCTCCCCGCCCCGATCTCCCCTacccgatcaccccggcccgatctcccctgCCCGATAACCCCGGCCCGATCACCACGGCCCAATCACCACATCCCGATCACccaggcccgatctccccggctcgaTCACCCAGGCCCGATCTGCCTGGCctgatcaccccggcccgatcaccaCAGCCCGAGCACCACGGCCCGATCACCCCGTCCCGATCTCCCCGGTCCGATCTCCCTGGCtccatctccccggcccgatcatccCAGCCCGAGCACCACGGACCGATCACCCGGCCCGATCTccacggcccgatctccccggctcaatctccccggcccgatcatcccagcccgatctccccggcccgattacCCAGGCCCGAACTCACCGGCCCGATAACCCCGGctcgatcaccccggcccgatctccccgacccgatctccccggcccgatctccccggtccGATATACCCGTCCCGATCACCCCGGCCCGTTCACCCCGGCCCAATTgccccggcccgatcaccccggtCCAATCACCCCGGTCCGATCTAACCGGCCCGATAACCACGGCCCGATCACCCCGGCTCCATCTCCCCGGCACGATCACaccggcccgatcaccccggccAGATCACCGCTGctcgatcaccccggcccgatctccccggcccgatctccccggcccgatcaccacAGCCCGATCACcgaggcccgatctccccggctcgaTCACCACAGCCCGATCACccaggcccgatctccccggcccgatctccccggcccgatcaccacatcccgatcacccaggcccgaactccccggcccgatctccccggcccgatcaccacagcccgatcacccaggcccgatctccccggcccgatctccccggctcgaTCACCCAGGCCCGATCTGCCTGGCCTGATCACCACGGAGAGATCACCCCGGTACGATCACCACGgaccgatctccccggcccgatctccccggccctatcaccccggcccgatcaccaCAGCCCGAGCACCACGGCCCGATCACCCCGTCCCGATCTCCCCGGCCCAATCTCCCCGACTCAAACTCCCCGGCCCGATCATCCCAGCCCGAGCACCacggcccgatcaccccggcccgatctccacggcccgatctccccggctcaatctccccggcccgatcatccCAGCCCGATTACCCAGGCCCGaactccccggcccgatctccacggcccgatctccccggctcaaTCTCCCCGGCTCGATCACCCCGGCcctatctccccggcccgatcttcccggctcgATCTCtctggcccgatctccccggcacgATCACCCCGGCTCGATCGCCCAGGTCCaatcaccccggcccgatcaccccagcccgatcaccccggcccgatcttcccggctcgATCTCTCCAGCCCGATCTTCCCATCTCGATCTCACCGGCCCGATCTCCCCAGCCCAATCTCCCCGgaccgatcaccccggcccgatctccccgacCCGATCTCCCCActccgatcaccccggcccgatctccccggctcaatctccccggcccgatcaccccagcccgatctccccggcccgattacCCAGGCCCGAACTCCCCGGCCCGATAA
- the LOC137369358 gene encoding uncharacterized protein, with product MARSPRPDHPYPITPARSPLPDNPGPITPAQSPHPDHPGPISPARSPRPDLPGLITPARSPQPEHHGPITPSRSPRYDLPGSISPARLPRPELTGPITPARSPRPYLPDPISPARSPRFDIPVPITPARSPRPHLPGPITPVRSPRSDLTGPITTARSPRLHLPGTITPARSPRPDHRCSITPALSPRLDLPGLISPARSPRPDHHSPITQARSSLLDHPGPIFPSRSPSTISPARSPRPDLPGSISPARSPRPDLPDPISPLRSPRSDLPGSICPAQSPRPDLPCSISPARSPQPDLPDPISPDRSPRPDLPCSISPARSPRPDLPDPISPNRSPRPDLPCPITPARSPRPNHHGPITQARTPRPDLPGPITTARSPRPDLPGSITTARSPRPDLPGPISPARSPHPDHPGLISPARSTRPDLPGLITTERLPRPDLPGSISPADLPVSITPARSPRSDHPGPIFPSRSPWPDLPGPITRSDLPGPITPAQSPRSDHPGPISPARSPRPDHLGLITPAQSPRSNHPGPIFPSRSPRPDHPGPISPAKSPQPDHPGPITPVRSTRPDNHGPITPAPSPRHDHTSPITPARSPLLDHPGPISPARSPQPDHPGPIFPARSLRPISPSRSPRLDLSGLITLARSSHLDLPGPISPARLPRPDLPGPIIPARSPRPDHHGSISPARSPRSDLPGQITAARSPRPYLPGPISPA from the exons ATGGCCCGATCTCCCCGCCCCGATCACCCCTacccgatcaccccggcccgatctcccctgCCCGATaaccccggcccgatcaccccggcccaatcaccacatcccgatcacccaggcccgatctccccggctcgaTCACCCAGGCCCGATCTGCCTGGCCTGATCACTCCGGCCCGATCACCACAGCCCGAGCACCACGGCCCGATCACCCCGTCCCGATCTCCCCGGTACGATCTCCCCGGCTCCATCTCCCCGGCCCGATTACCCAGGCCCGAACTCACCGGCCCGATAACCCCGGCTCGATCACCCCGGCCCTATCTCCCCgacccgatctccccggcccgatctccccggttCGATATACCCGtcccgatcaccccggcccgatcaccccggccccatctccccggcccgatcaccccggtCCGATCACCCCGGTCCGATCTAACCGGCCCGATAACCACGGCCCGATCACCCCGGCTCCATCTCCCCGGCACGATCACaccggcccgatcaccccggccAGATCACCGCTGCTCGATCACCCCGGCCCTATCTCCCCGGCTCGATCTCCCCggcctgatctccccggcccgatcacccaGGCCCGATCACCACAGCCCGATcacccaggcccgatcttcccttctcgatcaccccggcccgatcttcCCATCTCGATCTCCCAGcacgatctccccggcccgatcaccccggcccgatctccccggctcaatctccccggcccgatcaccccggcccgatctccccgacCCGATCTCCCCGCTGCGATCACCCAGGTCCGATCTCCCCGGCTCAATCTGCCCGGCCCAATCACCCCGACCCGATCTCCCCTGCtcaatctccccggcccgatcaccccagCCCGATCTCCCCGACCCGATCTCCCCGGACCGATCACCCCGACCCGATCTCCCCTGCtcaatctccccggcccgatcaccccggcccgatctccccgacCCGATCTCCCCTAaccgatcaccccggcccgatctcccctgCCCGATaaccccggcccgatcaccccggcccaATCACCACGGCCCGATCACCCAGGCCCGaactccccggcccgatctccccggcccgatcaccacAGCCCGATCACCCAGGCCCGATCTACCCGGCTCGATCACCACAGCCCGATcacccaggcccgatcttcccggcccgatctccccggcccgatcaccacATCCCGATCACCCAGGCCTGATCTCCCCGGCTCGATCAACCAGGCCCGATCTGCCTGGCCTGATCACCACAGAGAGATTACCCCG gcccgatcttcccggctcgATCTCTCCGGCCGATCTCCCCGTCTCGATCACCCCGGCTCGATCTCCCCGGTCTGATCACCCTGGCCCGATCTTCCCATCTCGATCTCcctggcccgatctccccggcccgattacCCGttccgatctccccggcccgatcaccccggctCAATCGCCCCGGtccgatcaccccggcccgatctccccggcccgatcaccccggcccgatcacctTGGCCTGATCACCCCAGCCCAATCACCCCGGTCcaatcaccccggcccgatcttcccatctcgatctccccggcccgatcaccccggcccgatctccccggccaaATCTCCCCAGCCCGATCACCCTGGTCCGATCACCCCGGTCCGATCTACCCGGCCCGATAACCACGGCCCGATCACCCCGGCTCCATCTCCCCGGCACGATCACACCAGCCCGATCACCCCGGCCAGATCACCGCTGCTCGATCACCCCGGCcctatctccccggcccgatctccccagcccgatcacccaggcccgatcttcccggctcgATCTCTCCGGCCGATTTCCCCGTCCCGATCACCCCGGCTCGATCTCTCCGGTCTGATCACCCTGGCCCGATCTTCCCATCTCGATCTCCCCGGCCCAATCTCCCCGGCCCGATTACCCCggcctgatctccccggcccgatcatccCGGCCCGATCACCACGGCCCGATCACCACGGctcgatctccccggcccgatcaccccggtCCGATCTACCCGGCCAGATCACCGCTGCTCGATCACCCCGGCcctatctccccggcccgatctccccggcctga
- the LOC137369407 gene encoding uncharacterized protein, with protein sequence MARSPRPDLPYPITPARSPLPGNPGPITTAQSPHPDHPGPISPARSPRPDLPGLITPARSPQPEHHGPITPSRSPRSDLPGSISPARSSQPEHHGPITRPDLHGPISPAQSPRPDHPSPISPARLPRPELTGPITPARSPRPYLPDPISPARSPRSDIPVPITPARSPRPNCPGPITPVQSPRSDLTGPITTARSPRLHLPGTITPARSPRPDHRCSITPARSPRPDLPGPITTARSPRPDLPGSITTARSPRPDLPGPISPARSPHPDHPGPNSPARSPRPDHHSPITQARSPRPDLPGSITQARSAWPDHHGEITPVRSPRTDLPGPISPALSPRPDHHSPSTTARSPRPDLPGPISPTQTPRPDHPSPSTTARSPRPDLHGPISPAQSPRPDHPSPITQARTPRPDLHGPISPAQSPRLDHPGPISPARSSRLDLSGPISPARSPRLDRPGPITPARSPQPDHPGPIFPARSLQPDLPISISPARSPQPNLPGPITPARSPRPDLPTPITPARSPRLNLPGPITPARSPRPDYPGPNSPAR encoded by the coding sequence ATGGCCCGATCTCCCCGCCCCGATCTCCCCTacccgatcaccccggcccgatctcccctgCCCGGTAACCCCGGCCCGATCACCACGGCTCAATCACCACATCCCGATCACccaggcccgatctccccggctcgaTCACCCAGGCCCGATCTGCCTGGCctgatcaccccggcccgatcaccaCAGCCCGAGCACCACGGCCCGATCACCCCGTCCCGATCTCCCCGGTCCGATCTCCCCGGCtccatctccccggcccgatcatccCAGCCCGAGCACCACGGACCGATCACCCGGCCCGATCTccacggcccgatctccccggctcaatctccccggcccgatcatcccagcccgatctccccggcccgattacCCAGGCCCGAACTCACCGGCCCGATAACCCCGGCTCGATCACCCCGGCCCTATCTCCCCgacccgatctccccggcccgatctccccggtccGATATACCCGTCCCGATCACCCCGGCCCGTTCACCCCGGCCCAATTgccccggcccgatcaccccggtCCAATCACCCCGGTCCGATCTAACCGGCCCGATAACCACGGCCCGATCACCCCGGCTCCATCTCCCCGGCACGATCACaccggcccgatcaccccggccAGATCACCGCTGctcgatcaccccggcccgatctccccggcccgatctccccggcccgatcaccacAGCCCGATCACcgaggcccgatctccccggctcgaTCACCACAGCCCGATCACccaggcccgatctccccggcccgatctccccggcccgatcaccacatcccgatcacccaggcccgaactccccggcccgatctccccggcccgatcaccacagcccgatcacccaggcccgatctccccggcccgatctccctgGCTCGATCACCCAGGCCCGATCTGCCTGGCCTGATCACCACGGAGAGATCACCCCGGTACGATCACCACGgaccgatctccccggcccgatctccccggccctatcaccccggcccgatcaccaCAGCCCGAGCACCACGGCCCGATCACCCCGTCCCGATCTCCCCGGCCCAATCTCCCCGACTCAAACTCCCCGGCCCGATCATCCCAGCCCGAGCACCacggcccgatcaccccggcccgatctccacggcccgatctccccggctcaatctccccggcccgatcatccCAGCCCGATTACCCAGGCCCGaactccccggcccgatctccacggcccgatctccccggctcaaTCTCCCCGGCTCGATCACCCCGGCcctatctccccggcccgatcttcccggctcgATCTCtctggcccgatctccccggcacgATCACCCCGGCTCGATCGCCCAGGTCCaatcaccccggcccgatcaccccagcccgatcaccccggcccgatcttcccggctcgATCTCTCCAGCCCGATCTTCCCATCTCGATCTCACCGGCCCGATCTCCCCAGCCCAATCTCCCCGgaccgatcaccccggcccgatctccccgacCCGATCTCCCCActccgatcaccccggcccgatctccccggctcaatctccccggcccgatcaccccagcccgatctccccggcccgattacCCAGGCCCGAACTCCCCGGCCCGATAA